The Aestuariirhabdus haliotis DNA window TAGCTCTGTGACTAAGCGATTGCTCCATAATTCATTAACTTTTCGATGTTATGGACCAAACAGAACAACCGCCATTGCCCTTGAACCTTTTGCTTTCCTCGTAACGAGAAACGATTCAAGCCTTTATTGGTACCAATATTACCGAACACCGGTTCGACCACTGACATGCGATGGCTGTAGATCTGTTTGCCCAGCACCGAATCGACACGTCGACGCATCCAGTCCATGGGCGTGCGGCCGTTGGTGTAGGTAATGGAGACCTGACGTCCATG harbors:
- a CDS encoding transposase: HGRQVSITYTNGRTPMDWMRRRVDSVLGKQIYSHRMSVVEPVFGNIGTNKGLNRFSLRGKQKVQGQWRLFCLVHNIEKLMNYGAIA